Proteins co-encoded in one Meiothermus sp. genomic window:
- a CDS encoding chromosome condensation regulator RCC1: MKKFLLLLAVTALVLAGCGSPAQPNLTLTPDQTTLSVAQGNSVQVSLTLAPQNGLTGTVNLALQSPPPGVTLSPNSVVLSGTAPQNVPLTIATTSDTPIQDHSLTLQARQGSLQKTTALTLKVTGFTLSLDPTSATVNPGQSASTTLTITPQNGFSGTVNLSLQSPPEGVSLSQSSVNVTGSGAQNFSLEIQTTSATPVQTHNLTLQASQGDFSASASFELNVTAVPQPNFEIALNPTAQTVVQSNSVTATLTITPQNGFSGTVDLSLQNPPEGVTVSPASISVSGSAAQDFTVTFNTSASTPTGPSSLTLVAAQGSLSKTVSFELTVTSFNIALTRSSTLRAQGQSFSDFDLTLTPVAGFSGSVILSLQSPPSGISLSPASLSASGPVTLSVDRTVPEGVYNLTVQASSGNLTRTAPLTLRVLRANTLAAGGYFSAAIKPNGQVWSWGNNTYGQLGRVTTGTSDSNPDWASPSNDVVSISLGEYHAIALTNDGRVVTVGGDNYGQLGDGPGDSSGTNAAPNLRDNILPAGVKAVAVQAGRYHSLALTSEGTVYAWGRNDVGQLGLGTTTASQESPALIPGFSDVIALAAGDDHTLALKADGSVWAWGDNPNGELGTGDNTPYSVPTAVPNLTGVKAIAAGGNHSVALLADGTVRTWGYNNHGQLGNGSNTNSNAPVSVTGLTDVVGVAAGYEFTLAVLSNGSVKAWGHDDSFQLGNGATAGDQTTPVDVLGIPTGQNVRGLAAGIFHALALLDNGSVVAWGRNVEGQLGDGTNNSSEEATSVSITGVQVPPVAP, encoded by the coding sequence GTGAAAAAGTTTCTCTTACTCCTCGCAGTGACCGCTCTGGTGCTGGCGGGCTGCGGCTCGCCGGCGCAGCCCAACCTAACCCTAACGCCGGACCAGACCACCCTGAGCGTTGCCCAGGGCAACTCGGTGCAGGTAAGCTTGACCCTAGCACCCCAAAACGGCCTTACCGGTACGGTCAACCTGGCCTTGCAGAGCCCACCCCCTGGCGTCACGCTCTCGCCGAACTCGGTAGTCTTGAGTGGCACGGCTCCGCAAAACGTGCCCCTTACCATTGCGACCACCAGCGACACCCCCATCCAGGATCACTCCCTGACCCTCCAGGCCCGCCAGGGCAGCCTACAAAAGACCACGGCCCTCACCCTCAAGGTGACAGGGTTCACGCTCTCGCTCGACCCCACCAGCGCAACGGTGAACCCCGGCCAGTCGGCCTCCACCACCCTCACCATCACCCCCCAGAACGGCTTTAGCGGCACGGTGAACCTGAGCCTGCAAAGCCCGCCCGAGGGGGTTTCGCTCAGCCAGAGCAGCGTGAATGTGACAGGGAGTGGAGCCCAGAACTTCTCCCTCGAAATCCAGACCACCAGCGCGACCCCGGTGCAGACCCACAACCTCACGCTACAGGCCAGCCAGGGGGACTTTAGCGCTTCGGCCAGCTTTGAACTCAATGTTACGGCTGTACCCCAGCCCAACTTTGAGATTGCCCTGAACCCCACAGCCCAAACAGTGGTGCAGAGCAACTCCGTTACCGCCACCCTCACCATCACCCCCCAGAACGGCTTTAGCGGCACAGTGGACCTGAGCCTGCAAAACCCCCCTGAAGGCGTTACGGTCTCACCCGCCAGTATCAGCGTGAGCGGTTCAGCCGCGCAAGACTTCACCGTCACCTTTAACACCTCCGCTAGCACCCCCACCGGCCCCAGCTCCCTTACGCTGGTTGCCGCCCAGGGCAGCCTGAGCAAAACCGTCAGCTTTGAACTAACCGTAACCTCGTTCAACATTGCCCTGACCCGCTCGAGCACCCTGCGGGCCCAGGGCCAGAGCTTCTCGGACTTCGACCTCACCCTCACGCCGGTAGCCGGGTTTAGCGGTTCGGTGATCCTGAGCCTGCAATCGCCCCCCAGTGGTATCAGCCTCAGCCCGGCCAGCCTGAGCGCCTCCGGCCCTGTTACGCTTTCAGTAGACCGCACGGTTCCAGAAGGTGTGTACAACCTCACCGTGCAGGCCAGCAGCGGCAACCTGACCCGCACCGCCCCCCTTACCCTGCGGGTGCTGCGGGCCAACACCCTGGCTGCGGGGGGCTACTTTAGCGCGGCCATCAAACCCAACGGCCAGGTCTGGTCGTGGGGCAACAACACCTACGGGCAGCTAGGCCGGGTAACCACCGGCACCAGCGATAGCAACCCTGACTGGGCCTCTCCCAGCAACGACGTGGTCTCGATATCCCTGGGCGAGTACCACGCCATTGCCCTCACCAACGATGGCCGGGTGGTAACGGTGGGAGGGGACAATTACGGGCAGTTGGGGGATGGGCCGGGGGACTCGAGCGGTACCAATGCCGCACCCAACCTGCGTGACAACATCCTGCCCGCAGGGGTCAAGGCGGTGGCTGTTCAGGCGGGCCGCTACCACTCCCTGGCTTTGACCTCCGAGGGCACCGTCTACGCCTGGGGGCGCAACGATGTGGGCCAGCTCGGTCTTGGCACAACCACTGCCTCACAGGAATCGCCCGCGCTTATTCCTGGCTTTAGCGACGTAATCGCCCTGGCCGCCGGCGACGACCATACCCTGGCCCTCAAAGCCGATGGTAGCGTCTGGGCCTGGGGCGATAATCCCAACGGCGAGCTGGGAACTGGAGACAACACGCCCTACAGCGTACCAACCGCTGTACCAAACCTAACGGGCGTAAAGGCCATCGCCGCCGGGGGCAACCACTCGGTCGCGCTGCTGGCCGACGGAACGGTGCGTACCTGGGGCTATAACAACCACGGTCAGCTTGGCAATGGCAGCAACACGAATAGCAACGCACCAGTTTCGGTCACGGGCCTTACGGACGTGGTGGGCGTTGCGGCGGGCTACGAGTTCACCCTCGCCGTTCTGAGCAATGGTTCAGTCAAGGCCTGGGGGCATGACGACAGCTTCCAGCTCGGTAACGGCGCTACTGCGGGTGACCAGACAACCCCGGTAGATGTCCTGGGCATACCCACAGGCCAGAACGTGCGGGGTCTGGCGGCAGGTATCTTCCATGCCCTGGCCTTGCTAGACAATGGCTCGGTGGTGGCCTGGGGCAGAAACGTGGAAGGTCAGTTGGGTGACGGCACCAACAACTCCTCCGAGGAAGCCACGTCGGTGTCCATTACCGGCGTGCAGGTGCCCCCCGTCGCGCCTTAG
- a CDS encoding IS5 family transposase (programmed frameshift) codes for MELRQSRYPSDLTDQEWAILAPLMPQPSAAPHRPRENPWREILNGIFYITRAGCAWRMMPYDLPHWKTVYHYFRLWRKSGFLEQIHTTLREQTRRKAGRLPEPSAGILDSQSVKTSGKRGVRGYDAGKKVKGRKRHLLVDTQGLVLGVKVLPAHLTDAEGGREVLEGARGLSKRLSHLFVDGGYKRRFEEWVRRTLGWTVEVVRRPDANFRGIWWPKDQPLPEDLEEEVRKRTRGHRGFVVIPRRWVVERTFAWLSFNRRLNRDYELLPESSETFIHTAMIRLMVRRLAS; via the exons ATGGAACTCAGACAAAGCCGCTACCCCAGCGATCTGACCGACCAGGAGTGGGCTATTCTGGCACCCCTGATGCCCCAGCCCTCCGCCGCCCCCCATCGCCCCCGGGAGAATCCCTGGCGGGAAATCCTGAACGGCATCTTCTACATCACCCGCGCCGGCTGCGCCTGGCGCATGATGCCTTATGACCTGCCCCACTGGAAAACCGTCTATCACTACTTCCGTTTGTGGCGCAAATCGGGTTTTCTGGAACAGATACACACCACCCTGCGCGAGCAAACCCGCCGTAAAGCAGGACGCCTGCCCGAACCCAGCGCGGGGATTCTGGATAGCCAGAGCGTGAAGACCTCGG GGAAAAGGGGGGTCAGGGGGTATGACGCGGGCAAGAAGGTAAAGGGGCGCAAACGGCATCTGCTGGTGGATACACAAGGGCTGGTGTTGGGAGTCAAGGTGCTGCCCGCCCACCTCACGGATGCGGAGGGGGGGCGAGAGGTGCTGGAGGGGGCCAGGGGGCTGTCGAAGCGGTTGTCGCATCTGTTTGTGGATGGGGGGTACAAGCGCAGGTTTGAGGAATGGGTTCGGCGCACCTTGGGCTGGACGGTGGAGGTGGTGCGCAGGCCGGATGCCAACTTCCGGGGTATTTGGTGGCCTAAAGACCAGCCTCTTCCGGAGGACTTGGAGGAGGAAGTGCGGAAGAGGACGCGGGGGCATCGGGGGTTTGTGGTGATTCCCCGGAGGTGGGTGGTGGAGCGGACGTTTGCCTGGCTGAGCTTCAATCGGAGGCTGAACCGGGACTATGAGCTTCTACCCGAGAGCTCAGAAACCTTCATCCACACAGCGATGATTCGGCTTATGGTCAGAAGATTGGCCTCCTAG
- the hemG gene encoding protoporphyrinogen oxidase: MASVVVVGGGAAGLSTAYYLHRAAPHLHITLLEADARLGGKITTVAEQGFVLEGGPDAVVRYKPWALELMHQLGLENQIVGTKPAHPSALIHDGREALPIPAGLQMVIPGDLKALAQSPLLSPLGKARAALELLLPRGTPDDEPFGAFIERRLGRQVWERLVAPLSGGIYGGDPYELSTLAAFPQLKALEQQHGSLIRGAIQQRKVRGSREKGQLFASLEGGLGRLVEAIQARLGRVEVRLQTAVTALERSGSWRIHTTQGSLQADALVLATPAPVTGRLLEPLHPEAALALQQIPYGPSSTVTFAFAKEKLPSRVGHGMLMAAHRGFSVRGFTWADQKWPGRAPEGYGLVRAYFSGLEASKEELAQLALRDLARLWGQVPEPLHTWVFHWPEGLPRYTVGHRERVSQALRAQELPGLFLAGAAYQGVGLPEVIRMGQEVAGRVLAHIATAAQPI; the protein is encoded by the coding sequence ATGGCTAGCGTGGTGGTGGTGGGGGGTGGGGCGGCGGGGCTTTCGACGGCCTATTACCTGCACCGGGCCGCACCGCATCTGCACATCACCCTGCTCGAGGCCGATGCCCGCCTGGGCGGCAAAATAACCACCGTCGCCGAGCAGGGCTTCGTGCTGGAGGGCGGCCCCGATGCGGTGGTGCGCTACAAGCCCTGGGCCCTGGAGCTGATGCACCAGCTCGGCCTGGAAAACCAGATTGTGGGCACAAAGCCCGCCCACCCCTCGGCCCTGATTCACGACGGGCGCGAGGCCCTGCCCATCCCCGCCGGGTTGCAAATGGTTATACCCGGCGATCTGAAGGCGCTGGCCCAAAGCCCGCTCCTGAGCCCTTTGGGTAAGGCTCGAGCGGCCCTCGAGCTGCTCCTGCCCAGGGGAACGCCGGACGACGAACCCTTCGGCGCCTTTATCGAGCGCAGGCTGGGCCGGCAGGTCTGGGAGCGGCTGGTGGCCCCGCTTTCGGGTGGCATCTACGGCGGCGACCCCTACGAGCTTTCCACCCTGGCGGCCTTCCCCCAGCTCAAGGCCCTCGAGCAGCAGCACGGCAGCCTGATCCGGGGGGCCATTCAGCAGCGCAAAGTGCGGGGCAGCCGCGAAAAGGGGCAGCTCTTCGCCTCGCTCGAGGGCGGCCTGGGTAGGCTGGTCGAGGCTATACAGGCCCGCCTAGGTAGGGTAGAGGTCAGGCTCCAAACCGCGGTGACCGCTCTGGAGCGCTCCGGTAGCTGGCGCATCCACACCACCCAGGGAAGCCTCCAGGCTGACGCGCTGGTGCTGGCGACCCCGGCCCCCGTTACCGGACGCCTGCTCGAGCCCCTTCACCCTGAGGCTGCCTTGGCCTTGCAGCAGATCCCCTACGGCCCCTCCTCTACCGTAACCTTCGCCTTCGCCAAAGAGAAGCTGCCGTCCCGGGTGGGCCACGGCATGCTCATGGCCGCACACCGCGGTTTCAGCGTGCGCGGTTTCACCTGGGCCGACCAAAAGTGGCCAGGCCGTGCCCCCGAGGGCTACGGCCTGGTGCGTGCTTATTTTTCTGGCCTGGAAGCCAGCAAAGAAGAGCTGGCCCAGCTTGCTCTGCGCGACCTGGCCCGCCTGTGGGGCCAGGTGCCCGAACCTCTGCACACCTGGGTGTTCCACTGGCCGGAGGGCCTGCCCCGCTACACGGTGGGCCACCGGGAACGCGTATCCCAGGCCCTCAGAGCCCAAGAGCTTCCAGGCTTATTCCTGGCCGGCGCGGCCTACCAGGGGGTGGGGCTCCCCGAGGTGATTCGGATGGGGCAGGAAGTGGCCGGGCGGGTGCTGGCCCACATCGCTACGGCGGCTCAGCCTATATAG
- the hemH gene encoding ferrochelatase, producing MNVLLMAYGTPYRQEEIEPYYTDIRRGRPPSPELLAELAERYHLIGRSPLSEITYAQAVRLEAALNATLPLYPQPFQSSPGPRVQAPARVYLGTKHWHPFIAEAVQAMAQDGVKQAVGIVAAPHFSFRSIAEYREKVEQALAELGHPFRFRLVEAYPDHPGYIQALAQRVLEQVWRLREPGRALFLFTAHSIPEKSAQDGVYQAQVRTTAERVAQKLGLAHWDTAWQSAGRTPEPWIGPDVNERLEEAAAQGYQEVVVTAVGFPSDHLEVFYDLDYEAQNTAARLGLRLLRTRSLNADPDYIEVLRDLVVREWNAFELPEAETAGQHG from the coding sequence ATGAACGTACTCTTAATGGCCTACGGCACCCCTTACCGGCAGGAAGAAATTGAGCCCTACTACACCGACATCCGACGCGGGCGGCCCCCCAGCCCGGAGCTGCTGGCCGAGCTGGCCGAGCGCTACCATCTGATTGGGCGCAGCCCCCTGAGCGAGATCACCTACGCCCAGGCGGTGCGGCTCGAGGCCGCCCTGAACGCTACCCTGCCCCTCTACCCACAGCCTTTTCAGAGTTCCCCTGGCCCCCGGGTGCAGGCCCCCGCGCGGGTCTACCTGGGCACCAAGCACTGGCACCCCTTCATCGCCGAGGCGGTGCAGGCCATGGCCCAGGATGGGGTCAAGCAGGCGGTGGGCATTGTGGCGGCGCCACACTTTTCCTTCCGTAGCATCGCCGAGTACCGCGAGAAGGTGGAACAAGCCCTGGCCGAACTGGGCCATCCTTTCCGCTTCCGGCTGGTGGAGGCCTACCCCGACCATCCGGGCTACATTCAGGCCCTGGCCCAGCGGGTGCTCGAGCAGGTCTGGCGGCTGCGCGAGCCAGGACGGGCCCTTTTCCTTTTCACGGCCCACTCCATACCCGAAAAATCGGCTCAGGATGGCGTTTATCAGGCCCAGGTGCGCACCACCGCCGAGCGGGTGGCGCAAAAGCTGGGTCTGGCGCACTGGGACACCGCCTGGCAGTCGGCGGGCCGCACCCCGGAGCCCTGGATTGGGCCCGATGTGAACGAGCGGCTCGAGGAAGCCGCCGCCCAGGGCTACCAGGAGGTGGTGGTGACGGCGGTGGGCTTCCCCTCCGATCACCTCGAGGTCTTCTACGACCTCGACTATGAGGCCCAGAACACCGCGGCCCGGCTGGGCCTGCGCCTGCTGCGCACCCGCAGCCTGAACGCCGACCCCGACTACATCGAGGTGCTGCGCGACCTGGTGGTGCGGGAGTGGAATGCTTTTGAGCTGCCCGAAGCGGAAACGGCAGGACAGCATGGCTAG